One Candidatus Vicinibacter affinis DNA window includes the following coding sequences:
- a CDS encoding VOC family protein: protein MKFHSLRPMIWTDKLEESIKFYTELLGFSCDEYNPDWKWASLHKDEAYLMLASPNEHTPFEGCYFSGSFYFQVDDVDTLWAQLKDEVHIYYPIDDFEFGMREFGILDINGYILQFGKEIDVQKI, encoded by the coding sequence ATGAAGTTTCATTCGCTGCGTCCCATGATCTGGACGGACAAATTAGAAGAATCCATTAAGTTTTATACAGAGTTGCTTGGCTTCTCCTGTGATGAGTACAATCCAGACTGGAAATGGGCCTCCCTACACAAGGATGAGGCCTATCTGATGCTGGCAAGCCCCAATGAGCATACTCCTTTTGAGGGTTGCTATTTTTCCGGCAGTTTCTATTTTCAGGTGGACGATGTAGATACCTTATGGGCGCAATTAAAGGATGAGGTTCACATTTATTATCCGATAGATGATTTTGAATTTGGCATGCGCGAATTCGGAATCCTGGACATCAATGGCTACATCCTGCAATTCGGAAAAGAAATTGATGTACAGAAAATATGA